The following are encoded in a window of Doryrhamphus excisus isolate RoL2022-K1 chromosome 16, RoL_Dexc_1.0, whole genome shotgun sequence genomic DNA:
- the flna gene encoding filamin-A isoform X4, translating into MSGSHPRLHQSAAPAPNALSTDKDVEMPATEKDLAEDAPWKKIQQNTFTRWCNEHLKCVNKRIGNLQTDLSDGLRLIGLLEVLSQKKMFRKYNQRPTFRQMQLENVSVALEFLDKENIKLVSIDSKAIVDGNLKLILGLIWTLILHYSISMPMWDEEEEADDGKQKTPKQRLLGWIQNKLPELPITNFNRDWQTGRALGALVDSCAPGLCPDWDQWDQTKPVDNAREAMQQADDWLGIPQVITPEEIVDPNVDEHSVMTYLSQFPKAKLKPGAPLRPKLNPKKARAYGPGIEPVGNVVMKKAVFTVETISAGMGEVLVYVEDPAGHREEAKVTANNDKNRTYSVFYVPKVTGTHKVTVLFAGQHISKSPFEVEIGMAQGDSSKATAQGPGLEPTGNIANKSTYFDTYTAGAGVGEVEVVIMDPAGKKNTVTCNIEDKGNSSYRCTYKPTQEGQHTIYVTFAGGQISKSPFTVNIGEACNPSLCKAKGRGLQPKGLRIKETADFKVYTKGAGTGELKVTIKGPKGLEEPCKRKDLGDGIYGFEYYPTTPGTYSITITWGGQHIPRSPIEVKIGPEAGQQKVRAWGPGLEGGVIGKSADFVVEAVGGNVGTLGFSVEGPSQAKIECDDKGDGSCDVRYWPTEPGEYAVHVLCNNEDIQHSPFMAEIVNPPGKDFYPDKVKAYGPGLQSSGLAVGKPTEFTVDAKQGGKAPLKIVAQDGEGTPLDVHVKDNGNGTYTCTYTPRKPLKHTVMVSWGGVNIPDSPFRMNVGAGCHPNKVKVSGPGVAKTGLKAFEPTYFTVDCAEAGQGDISIGIKCAPGVVGPAEADIDFDIIRNDNDTFTVKYTPPGAGSYTIMVLFADQAIPMTPIRVKVDPAHDASKVKAEGPGLSRSGVELHKPTHFTVNTKGAGKANLDCNFSGPIKAEAVKDFEIINNHDNTHTVKYTPVQQGPLGLAVTYGGDHIPKSPFNVAVAPSLDLSKINVTGLGDKMTVGKDQEVNVKSKGAGGQGKVAAKVTAPSGKPVASKVEPGLSPETSQVKFIPREAGPYQVELTYDGVQIPGSPFTPIAYPSTDPSKVRCSGPGLERAKVGETGEFIVDCTNAGPAELTIEIISDSGTEAEVHIQDNGDGTYTITYIPLYPGSYTLTIRYGGQDVPNFPARLTVEPAIDASGVRVFGPGVEGKGIFREATTDFTVDARALTLSGGDHIKTVISNPSGSHTDSLITDLGDGTYNVEYTPYEEGLHSVEVCYDGTPVPKSPFRVAVTEGCDPARVRVHGPGLKSGTTNKPNKFTVETRGAGTGGLGLAMEGPSEAKMSCTDNKDGSCSVEYVPYEPGTYNLNITYGGQPINGSPFSVPVNDTVDSSKVKCQGPGLGNNVRANIPQAFTVDASKAGVAPLQVRVQGPKGVVEPAEILDNGDQTHTVNYIPTREGPYSINVLYADEEIPRSPYKVKVLPTHDASKVRASGPGLNTTGVPASLPVEFTIDAKDAGEGLLAVQITDPEGKLKKANIRDNHDGTYLVSYVPDMTGRYTILIKYGGDEIPYSPYRIRALPTGDASKCTVTVSIGGHGLGAGVGPTIQIGEQTVITVDAKAAGKGKVTCSVCTPEGAELDVDVVENEDGTFDIFYTAPQPGEYVICVRFGGEHIPNSPFQVTATDRPLGMNGLDVTGLRPFDLVIPFTIQKGEITGEVRMPSGKVAKPDITDNKDGTVTVKYAPIEAGLHEMDIKYDGIHIPGSPLQFYVDYMNSGNVSAYGPGLIHGTVNKPAVFTVNTKDAGEGGLSLAIEGPSKADISCVDNQDGTCTVSYLPVLPGDYSILVKYNDKHIPGSPFSARITGDDSMRMSHLKVGSAADIPLDIGEFDLSQLTASLTTPCGREEPCLLKMLRNGHVGISFVPKEIGEHLVNIKKNGRHIPSSPIAVMITQSEIGDASRVHVSGQGLSEARTFEPAEFIIDTRDAGYGGLSLSIEGPSKVDINTEDQEDGTCKVTYCPTEPGNYIINIKFADQHIPGSAFTVKVTGEGRMKESITRKKRAASVANVGSQCDLSLKIPEISIADMTAQVTSPSGQVHQADIMEGENNTYCIRFIPTETGVHTVCVKYNGMHVPGSPFQFTVGPLGEGGAHKVRAGGPGLERAEAGVPAEFSIWTREAGAGGLSIAVEGPSKAEIAFEDRKDGSSGVSYIVQEPGDYEVSIRFNDEHIPDSPFIVPVASPSDDARRLTVASLQESGLKVNQPASFAVSLNGAKGVIDAKVHSPSGALEECCVTEIDQDKYAVRFIPRENGLYLIDVKFNGSHIPGSPFKIRVGETGQAGDPGMVSAYGPGLEGGNTGTACEFVVNTSNAGPGALAVTIDGPSKVKMDCVECSEGYKVTYTPMAPGSYLISIKYGGPYHIVGSPFKAKITGSKLVSSHSMHETSSVMVDPVTRAISSTQQAAPTKSDASKVAAKGLGLTKGFVGQKNSFTVDCSKAGRNMLLVGVDGPKVPCEEILVKHLGNRLYNVSYQLKDKGEYILVVKWGNDHIPGSPFHVIV; encoded by the exons GTCTGTGTCCTGACTGGGACCAGTGGGATCAGACCAAACCAGTGGACAATGCTCGTGAGGCCATGCAGCAAGCTGATGATTGGCTGGGTATACCACAG GTTATAACCCCTGAGGAAATTGTGGACCCCAATGTGGACGAGCATTCAGTCATGACCTACCTGTCCCAGTTCCCGAAGGCTAAACTGAAGCCTGGTGCACCACTACGACCCAAACTCAACCCCAAAAAGGCTCGCGCTTATGGGCCAG GAATCGAACCAGTTGGCAATGTTGTGATGAAAAAAGCTGTATTCACCGTGGAGACAATCAGTGCAGGAATGGGAGAAGTGTTAGTTTACGTCGAGGACCCTGCAGGACACAGAGAGGAG GCCAAAGTGACAGCCAACAATGACAAGAATCGCACATACTCAGTCTTCTATGTCCCTAAAGTCACTGGCACACACAAG GTGACCGTGTTGTTTGCAGGACAGCACATCTCCAAGAGCCCCTTCGAGGTGGAGATCGGCATGGCTCAGGGAGACTCCAGCAAAGCCACAGCCCAAGGACCCGGCTTGGAGCCCACGGGGAACATTGCCAACAAGTCCACTTACTTTGACACCTACACGGCAG GTGCTGGTGTGGGTGAGGTGGAGGTTGTGATCATGGACCCTGCAGGGAAAAAGAACACGGTAACTTGCAACATTGAGGACAAGGGCAACAGTAGCTACCGCTGCACCTACAAACCGACGCAGGAGGGCCAACACACCATCTACGTCACCTTTGCTGGTGGTCAGATCAGTAAAAGTCCCTTCACAGTCAACATTGGGGAAG CATGCAACCCCAGCCTCTGCAAAGCTAAGGGCCGTGGTCTGCAGCCAAAGGGCTTGAGGATAAAGGAGACTGCAGACTTTAAAGTTTATACCAAAGGCGCCGGCACTGGAGAACTCAAAGTCACCATTAAGGGTCCca AGGGGCTTGAGGAGCCATGTAAAAGGAAAGATTTGGGAGATGGCATTTATGGATTTGAGTATTACCCCACCACTCCTGGAACATATTCTATCACCATCACCTGGGGTGGACAGCACATCCCCCGCAG TCCCATTGAAGTCAAGATCGGCCCTGAGGCTGGCCAGCAGAAGGTGAGAGCTTGGGGTCCAGGCCTAGAGGGCGGTGTGATTGGCAAGTCTGCTGACTTTGTAGTGGAAGCTGTCGGAGGCAACGTTGGCACactgg GTTTTTCTGTGGAAGGTCCATCACAAGCCAAGATTGAATGTGACGACAAGGGCGATGGTTCTTGTGATGTGCGCTACTGGCCCACAGAGCCCGGCGAGTATGCGGTACATGTGCTTTGCAACAACGAGGACATTCAGCACTCCCCGTTCATGGCTGAAATCGTCAACCCACCTGGAAAAGACTTCTATCCTGACAAG GTTAAAGCGTATGGTCCAGGTCTTCAGAGCAGTGGTTTGGCTGTTGGTAAGCCGACTGAGTTCACAGTGGATGCCAAGCAGGGTGGAAAAGCTCCTTTGAAGATTGTGGCACAG GATGGGGAAGGCACTCCTCTGGATGTGCATGTTAAAGATAATGGCAACGGCACTTACACTTGTACTTACACACCACGGAAACCTTTGAAACACACCGTCATGGTCTCCTGGGGCGGCGTGAACATCCCTGACAGCCCTTTTAGG ATGAACGTTGGGGCAGGCTGTCATCCAAACAAGGTCAAGGTATCAGGACCTGGGGTGGCTAAGACCGGTCTCAAGGCCTTTGAACCAACATATTTCACTGTTGACTGTGCCGAGGCTGGACAAG GTGACATAAGCATAGGAATTAAGTGCGCCCCTGGCGTGGTGGGACCTGCAGAGGCCGACATCGACTTTGACATTATTCGGAATGATAATGATACATTCACTGTCAAATATACTCCTCCTGGAGCCGGGAGCTACACCATCATGGTTCTCTTTGCTGATCAA GCTATTCCAATGACGCCAATCAGGGTAAAGGTGGATCCTGCTCATGATGCCAGTAAAGTCAAGGCAGAAGGACCAGGACTCAGCCGCAGTG GTGTTGAATTACACAAGCCCACCCATTTCACCGTGAACACTAAAGGAGCAGGAAAAGCAAACCTGGACTGCAACTTCAGCGGCCCCATCAAAGCAGAGGCTGTGAAAGATTTTGAAATTATCAACAaccatgacaacacacacactgtgaaaTACACTCCTGTGCAGCAG GGTCCTCTGGGGCTTGCTGTGACCTATGGTGGTGATCATATACCCAAGAGCCCCTTCAATGTTGCTGTGGCACCTTCACTGGACCTCAGCAAGATCAACGTCACCGGCCTGGGGGATA AGATGACTGTCGGCAAAGACCAAGAGGTGAATGTAAAATCAAAGGGCGCTGGAGGTCAGGGAAAAGTGGCGGCCAAGGTGACCGCACCCTCAGGAAAACCAGTGGCCAGCAAG GTGGAGCCCGGGCTAAGCCCAGAAACCAGTCAAGTGAAGTTTATCCCACGAGAGGCAGGGCCATACCAGGTTGAACTGACTTATGATGGCGTCCAGATCCCTGGATCACCTTTCACCCCCATAGCTTACCCTTCCACCGACCCATCCAAG GTACGCTGCTCTGGCCCAGGCTTGGAGCGTGCCAAGGTTGGGGAGACCGGGGAATTCATCGTGGACTGTACCAATGCTGGCCCAGCTGAACTCACCATAGAGATTATTTCTGACAGTGGAACAGAGGCTGAAGTTCATATTCAGGATAACGGCGATGGCACTTACACCATCACTTACATTCCACTCTATCCCGGATCCTACACTCTGACCATCCGCTACGGTGGCCAGGATGTGCCCAACTTCCCAGCTCGACTCACTGTGGAACCAGCCATCGATGCCAGTGGAGTCCGTGTGTTTGGACCAGGAGTGGAAGGCAAAG gtattttCCGTGAAGCAACCACAGACTTCACGGTGGATGCTCGAGCTCTCACTCTGTCCGGAGGTGATCACATCAAAACTGTCATCAGCAACCCATCTGGCAGCCACACTGACAGCCTGATCACTGACCTTGGGGATGGAACCTACAATGTAGAGTACACTCCCTATGAGGAGG GCCTGCACAGTGTGGAGGTCTGCTATGACGGCACTCCAGTGCCCAAGAGTCCATTCCGTGTTGCCGTCACCGAAGGTTGTGATCCCGCCCGAGTGCGCGTTCATGGTCCTGGCCTGAAGAGCGGCACTACCAACAAACCCAATAAGTTCACAGTGGAGACACG TGGAGCAGGTACTGGTGGTCTTGGGTTGGCGATGGAAGGTCCTTCAGAGGCCAAAATGTCCTGCACGGATAACAAAGACGGTAGCTGCAGTGTTGAGTACGTCCCCTATGAGCCAGGGACGTACAACCTCAACATAACTTATGGAGGACAGCCCATCAATG GAAGTCCTTTCTCTGTGCCAGTCAACGACACCGTGGACAGTTCCAAGGTGAAATGCCAAGGTCCAGGGCTGGGTAATAATGTCAGGGCCAATATTCCTCAGGCCTTCACAGTGGATGCGTCCAAAGCTGGAGTGGCTCCACTGCAGGTTCGCGTGCAGGGACCCAAAG GTGTGGTGGAACCTGCAGAAATTTTGGATAACGGTGACCAAACTCATACAGTCAACTATATTCCTACTAGAGAGGGTCCATATTCCATTAATGTCTTATATGCGGATGAAGAGATCCCACGCAG CCCATATAAGGTCAAGGTGCTTCCCACCCACGATGCCAGTAAAGTGCGTGCTAGTGGACCTGGTCTTAACACCACGGGTGTTCCTGCCTCTCTGCCTGTGGAGTTCACCATCGATGCCAAAGACGCAGGAGAGGGACTACTAGCTGTCCAGATCACC GACCCAGAAGGAAAGCTAAAGAAGGCCAACATCCGTGACAACCACGACGGAACCTACCTAGTGTCCTATGTTCCGGACATGACTGGCCGATACACTATCTTGATTAAGTATGGGGGAGACGAGATCCCATATTCACCGTATCGCATCCGGGCCCTACCCACCGGAGATGCCAGCAAATGCACTGTCACAG TGTCAATCGGCGGTCACGGTTTAG GTGCAGGTGTTGGCCCAACCATCCAGATCGGCGAACAGACGGTCATTACAGTGGATGCAAAAGCTGCTGGGAAAGGCAAGGTCACCTGCAGCGTTTGCACGCCAGAGGGAGCAGAACTGGACGTAGACGTTGTAGAAAATGAGGACGGAACATTCGACATTTTTTACACCGCACCACAGCCTGGCGAGTATGTCATCTGCGTCCGTTTTGGAGGCGAGCACATCCCCAACAGTCCCTTCCAAGTCACG GCAACAGACAGGCCATTGGGAATGAATGGTCTAGATGTGACAGGGCTCAGGCCGTTTGACCTAGTCATCCCGTTCACCATTCAGAAGGGAGAGATCACAG gTGAGGTCAGAATGCCATCGGGCAAAGTTGCCAAACCTGACATCACAGACAACAAAGACGGCACAGTTACTGTCAAGTACGCTCCAATTGAGGCGGGGCTACATGAGATGGACATTAAATATGATGGCATTCACATCCCTG GGAGTCCCTTACAGTTTTATGTGGACTACATGAACAGTGGGAATGTCAGCGCCTATGGTCCTGGCCTCATTCATGGCACTGTCAACAAGCCTGCTGTCTTCACTGTCAACACCAAAGATGCTGGAGAGG GTGGGCTCTCTCTGGCTATTGAGGGGCCATCCAAGGCGGACATCAGCTGTGTGGACAACCAGGATGGGACATGCACTGTGTCCTACCTGCCTGTCCTGCCTGGAGACTACAGCATCCTCGTCAAATATAATGACAAGCATATTCCTGGCAGCCCCTTCTCTGCAAGGATTACTG GCGACGACTCCATGAGAATGTCCCATCTGAAGGTTGGATCGGCTGCTGACATTCCTTTGGACATTGGAGAGTTTGACCTGAGCCAGCTGACGGCCTCACTCACCACGCCTTGTGGTCGTGAAGAACCTTGCCTCCTCAAGATGCTGCGGAATGGCCACGTCG GCATCTCATTTGTTCCTAAGGAGATTGGAGAGCATTTGGTGAACATCAAGAAGAACGGGCGCCACATTCCCAGCAGCCCCATCGCTGTCATGATTACGCAATCAGAGATCGGAGACGCCAGTCGCGTTCATGTTAGCGGGCAGGGGCTGAGTGAGGCAAGGACCTTTGAGCCTGCAGAGTTCATCATTGACACTCGGGATGCAG GCTACGGTGGCTTAAGCTTATCCATTGAGGGACCCAGTAAAGTTGACATCAACACAGAGGACCAGGAAGACGGCACCTGTAAAGTCACATACTGCCCCACTGAACCTGGAAATTACATCATCAACATCAAATTTGCTGACCAACACATTCCAG GGAGCGCATTCACAGTGAAGGTTACAGGTGAGGGCAGGATGAAGGAGAGCATTACCAGGAAGAAGAGAGCAGCATCAGTGGCCAATGTTGGCAGCCAGTGTGACCTCAGTCTTAAGATCCCAG AGATCAGCATCGCTGATATGACCGCACAGGTGACCAGCCCCTCTGGTCAGGTTCACCAGGCCGACATAATGGAAGGAGAGAACAACACCTATTGCATCCGTTTCATCCCCACCGAGACGGGTGTCCACACCGTATGTGTAAAATACAACGGTATGCACGTACCCGGCAGCCCGTTTCAGTTTACTGTTGGACCCCTTGGAGAGGGCGGGGCACATAAGGTCCGTGCTGGAGGGCCTGGACTGGAGAGAGCAGAGGCTGGCGTGCCAG CTGAATTCAGCATCTGGACAAGGGAGGCTGGCGCTGGAGGGCTCAGTATTGCCGTAGAGGGTCCGAGCAAGGCTGAAATTGCGTTTGAGGACCGTAAGGATGGATCCAGTGGAGTGTCTTATATAGTGCAAGAACCAG GAGACTATGAGGTGTCGATCCGTTTCAATGACGAGCACATCCCCGACAGCCCCTTCATCGTTCCAGTGGCCTCACCTTCAGATGACGCCCGACGCCTCACTGTTGCCAGTCTTCAG GAATCAGGCTTGAAGGTGAACCAGCCGGCATCATTTGCAGTCAGCCTGAATGGAGCAAAGGGTGTGATCGATGCAAAGGTTCACAGCCCCTCGGGGGCTCTGGAGGAGTGTTGCGTTACTGAAATTGACCAAG ATAAATACGCAGTGCGCTTCATCCCAAGAGAAAATGGTCTCTATCTAATTGATGTCAAGTTCAATGGAAGTCACATCCCTGGTAGTCCATTTAAGATCCGTGTTGGAGAAACGGGGCAGGCTGGAGACCCTGGCATGGTGTCGGCCTATGGACCAGGGTTAGAAGGAGGCAACACCG GAACAGCTTGTGAATTTGTGGTCAACACAAGCAATGCAGGCCCAGGGGCTTTGGCTGTGACCATCGACGGTCCCTCCAAGGTGAAGATGGACTGTGTTGAGTGCTCTGAGGGCTACAAGGTTACATACACCCCTATGGCACCTGGCAGTTATCTCATATCTATTAAATACGGTGGACCCTACCACATTGTGGGAAGCCCCTTCAAGGCAAAGATCACTG GTTCCAAGCTCGTTTCCAGCCACAGTATGCACGAAACCTCCTCTGTCATGGTCGACCCTGTGACCCGTGCCATCAGCTCCACACAGCAGGCTGCTCCTACCAAATCAGATGCCAGTAAGGTGGCGGCTAAAGGCCTGGGGCTCACCAAAGGCTTTGTTGGTCAGAAGAACAGCTTCACTGTTGACTGCAGCAAAGCAG GTCGTAACATGTTGCTGGTCGGGGTTGATGGCCCCAAAGTCCCCTGTGAGGAGATCCTGGTGAAACATTTGGGCAACCGCCTGTATAACGTCAGCTACCAGCTCAAAGACAAGGGAGAGTACATCCTGGTGGTGAAATGGGGGAATGATCACATTCCCGGCAGCCCCTTCCATGTCATtgtctaa